In one window of Equus asinus isolate D_3611 breed Donkey chromosome 16, EquAss-T2T_v2, whole genome shotgun sequence DNA:
- the LOC106827351 gene encoding olfactory receptor 11A1-like translates to MAISLWENQTTIVEFVLRGFSSVRQLNIFLFMIFLVFYMLTVSGNILIVLLVLVSYHLHTPMYFFLVNLSFLEIWYTSNIVPKMLLIVIAEQKTISVAGCLTQFYFFGSLAATECLLLAVMSYDRYLAICQPLHYPILMTGPLCTRLAASSWLCCFFLTAITMVLLSQLTFCGPNEIDHFFCDFTPLVHLSCMDTSLTETIAYATSSAVTLVPFLLIMASYSCILVAILRIPSGTGRQKAFSTCSSHLTVVTLFYGTLIGTYLMPSANSSQLLHKGFSLLYTILTPMFNPIIYSLRNKDIHETLKKCLSKKSAFLR, encoded by the coding sequence ATGGCGATCTCACTCTGGGAAAACCAGACAACTATAGTGGAATTTGTGCTTCGAGGATTCTCTTCCGTCCGACAGctgaatattttcctctttatgatatttttagttttctacatGTTAACTGTTTCTGGAAACATCCTCATTGTCTTGCTAGTTTTGGTCAGCTAtcacctccacacccccatgtacttcttcctggtGAATTTGTCCTTTCTGGAGATCTGGTATACCTCCAACATTGTTCCCAAGATGTTGCTGATCGTCATAGCTGAACAGAAAACTATCTCTGTAGCTGGCTGTCTGACACAATTCTACTTCTTTGGATCCCTGGCTGCAACAGAGTGCCTCTTGCTGGCTGTGATGTCCTATGACCGATACCTGGCTATCTGCCAACCTCTCCACTATCCCATCCTCATGACTGGCCCCCTCTGCACGAGGCTGGCTGCCAGCTCTTGGCTCTGCTGTTTCTTCCTCACAGCAATCACTATGGTCCTACTGTCTCAACTAaccttctgtggacccaatgaAATTGATCACTTCTTTTGTGACTTCACCCCTCTGGTCCATCTCTCCTGCATGGACACCTCACTGACTGAGACCATTGCCTATGCCACCTCTTCTGCAGTGACTCTGGTCCCATTTCTCCTCATCATGGCCTCCTACTCCTGCATTCTTGTTGCTATCCTAAGAATTCCCTCTGGCACAGGTCGGCaaaaggccttctccacctgctcctcccacctcacGGTGGTCACGTTGTTTTATGGGACACTGATTGGCACATACCTCATGCCCTCAGCCAACTCTTCCCAACTCTTGCACAAAGGGTTCTCTCTGCTCTACACCATCCTGACACCCATGTTCAACCccatcatctacagcctgagaaacaaGGACATCCACGAAACCCTAAAGAAGTGCTTGAGTAAGAAGTCTGCTTTCCTCAGatga